In one Dermatophilaceae bacterium Sec6.4 genomic region, the following are encoded:
- a CDS encoding O-antigen ligase family protein, with protein MLVFFCAVIASFVAAMTRVISSGEITGAEQSILGLLGWMGVLFVAIDGIGSWSRLQVLLRRVSLLVGFEALVGIIQFAAGKSFVDGLHVPGLTWNAPVQITARDGFFRPAGTATHPLEFGLAISVLLPIVLFVAFDPETGGRIRRWFPVSALCLAIPISISRSAIIATAVVLVIIFPIWSRRARYAALAGGCALLGGMYLVLPKFFGAIQGLFVGLSNNASISSRTDSYSMAWEFIVRSPVVGRGLGTFNSDYRILDNQYLGLIIGVGVLGAGIFVALYLVGAWCAWRVSYLAADEPMRNLARSVLASIAASGVSYAFFDGFGFPMFAGISFLLLGIAGLLYREATFPDAALDQRKGRPAARRAHTVMKPSSGPRQRKTENNPPSASTTAASGQKAAVPRPGHIGDLSMTRCRL; from the coding sequence ATGTTGGTTTTTTTCTGCGCAGTGATCGCCAGCTTTGTTGCAGCGATGACGCGGGTCATCAGCTCCGGTGAAATTACCGGCGCCGAACAAAGCATTCTCGGCTTGTTGGGCTGGATGGGCGTCCTGTTCGTCGCTATCGACGGCATCGGTTCCTGGTCACGACTTCAGGTACTACTTCGCAGGGTGTCGCTCCTGGTCGGGTTCGAAGCGCTGGTGGGGATCATCCAGTTTGCAGCAGGGAAGTCCTTCGTCGACGGACTTCATGTTCCCGGGCTCACCTGGAACGCGCCCGTCCAGATAACGGCTCGTGACGGTTTTTTTCGGCCGGCAGGCACTGCGACGCACCCGTTGGAGTTCGGGTTGGCGATTTCAGTACTCCTGCCAATTGTTCTTTTCGTTGCTTTCGACCCGGAGACAGGTGGCCGCATACGGCGGTGGTTCCCGGTATCGGCATTGTGTCTGGCGATTCCGATTTCGATCTCTCGCTCGGCGATCATCGCCACGGCGGTGGTGCTGGTGATTATTTTTCCGATCTGGTCCCGGCGAGCCCGTTACGCCGCACTAGCCGGTGGCTGCGCCCTGCTGGGTGGGATGTATCTGGTCCTGCCGAAGTTCTTCGGGGCGATCCAGGGTTTGTTCGTGGGGCTGTCGAACAACGCGAGTATCAGCTCCCGCACAGACAGTTACAGCATGGCGTGGGAATTTATCGTGCGTTCCCCGGTGGTGGGCCGCGGGTTGGGTACGTTCAACTCGGACTACCGAATTCTCGACAATCAGTACCTGGGGTTGATCATCGGGGTGGGCGTCCTCGGCGCCGGTATCTTTGTGGCCCTTTATCTGGTGGGTGCGTGGTGTGCGTGGCGCGTGTCATACCTGGCGGCTGATGAACCCATGCGAAATCTGGCACGGTCAGTGCTGGCGTCGATCGCGGCATCTGGAGTCTCCTACGCGTTCTTCGATGGGTTCGGCTTTCCGATGTTTGCCGGCATATCATTCTTATTGCTCGGTATCGCCGGACTTCTGTATCGGGAGGCCACGTTTCCCGACGCCGCCCTCGATCAGCGCAAGGGCCGACCTGCCGCCCGCCGTGCGCACACGGTGATGAAACCCTCCAGTGGCCCACGCCAGCGAAAGACTGAGAACAATCCACCGAGTGCCAGCACAACCGCTGCCTCCGGCCAGAAGGCAGCCGTGCCGAGGCCGGGCCACATAGGTGATCTGAGCATGACCAGATGCAGGCTGTAG
- a CDS encoding alpha/beta hydrolase produces the protein MSDAGFLHPGGLLAGTLGPMIRDEETSATPWADAADGSNDAGPASDDAARQAGTVVRAVTGALHDTHGAAATRAFAKARRNLGPIVTPVEFVHDQILRTTYGAAAVALEGIADAAGEGAIKAAEATRATSFGRSTSRYSGEVLAFVHGFNGDRIAATNAPLSYSMSLRRAGRRVSATVDGLASAYPDARPQLVIFLHGLIGTEQMWKRHADRDDEGRRLSYGRRLESLGEHSALWVRYNTGLRIATNGQDLAALLDDVVQNWPVPVERVVLVGHSMGGLVTTSALLQWRPPATWAPLVTDLITLGTPYHGSPIEQGANFVAERCAAYSGTRWLSEVIQFRSEGIKDLRPGGNLFLADTGAAEPGAAEPGAATLDAAIPDAAQWRQLLDPQLTVRHLAIAGVLTKDPHSRLGRIIGDGVVLRASARGGMDSDLSTSIMMGDMSHNDLVNHPLVYRVIADFLGVPS, from the coding sequence GTGAGCGACGCTGGATTCCTGCACCCCGGCGGGCTACTGGCGGGTACGTTGGGACCGATGATCCGTGACGAGGAGACTTCGGCGACCCCGTGGGCCGATGCAGCAGACGGTTCGAACGACGCAGGCCCCGCCTCCGACGACGCCGCACGCCAGGCGGGGACTGTTGTTCGTGCCGTGACGGGAGCGTTGCATGACACGCACGGCGCAGCAGCGACGAGGGCGTTCGCGAAAGCCCGCCGCAACCTCGGCCCGATCGTGACGCCGGTGGAGTTCGTGCACGACCAGATCCTGCGGACGACGTACGGGGCGGCCGCCGTGGCGCTGGAAGGGATCGCCGACGCTGCGGGCGAAGGAGCGATCAAAGCCGCAGAAGCAACCCGCGCAACGTCCTTCGGTCGCTCGACGAGTCGTTACTCCGGGGAAGTGCTGGCCTTCGTGCACGGCTTCAACGGTGACCGGATCGCCGCAACGAACGCGCCGTTGTCCTATTCGATGTCCTTGCGGCGTGCCGGACGCCGGGTGTCCGCGACCGTCGATGGGCTGGCGAGCGCCTACCCCGACGCCCGCCCGCAGCTGGTCATTTTCCTGCACGGCCTCATCGGCACCGAACAGATGTGGAAGCGGCACGCCGACCGTGATGACGAAGGTCGCCGGCTCAGTTACGGGCGACGCCTGGAATCGCTCGGTGAGCACTCCGCGCTGTGGGTGCGCTACAACACGGGCCTGCGGATCGCCACCAACGGGCAAGATCTCGCGGCTCTGCTGGACGACGTGGTGCAGAACTGGCCGGTGCCCGTCGAACGCGTGGTGCTGGTGGGCCATTCGATGGGCGGCCTGGTGACCACCAGTGCTCTGCTGCAGTGGCGCCCACCGGCGACCTGGGCTCCGCTGGTGACCGACCTGATCACGCTGGGCACGCCGTATCACGGCTCGCCGATCGAACAGGGCGCCAACTTCGTCGCGGAGCGGTGCGCCGCCTACAGCGGCACCAGGTGGCTCAGCGAGGTGATCCAGTTCCGCAGCGAAGGCATCAAGGACCTGCGACCGGGGGGCAACCTCTTCCTGGCCGACACGGGCGCAGCAGAACCCGGCGCAGCAGAACCCGGCGCAGCAACACTGGACGCAGCAATACCGGACGCGGCCCAGTGGCGACAACTGCTGGACCCGCAGCTGACCGTGCGACACCTCGCGATCGCGGGTGTGCTGACCAAGGATCCGCATTCACGCCTCGGGCGGATCATCGGCGACGGGGTCGTGTTGCGGGCCAGCGCGCGCGGCGGAATGGACAGCGATCTGAGCACGTCCATCATGATGGGCGATATGAGCCACAACGACCTGGTCAATCATCCGCTGGTCTACCGGGTTATCGCGGACTTCCTAGGAGTGCCCTCATGA
- a CDS encoding HAD-IB family hydrolase, which produces MTGAAFFDLDRTLLHGASGPIITDALRAAGLVSGSKLPGEGLLYGVFNRFGETLPSMFLARNATLVARGKREGAFDEAAELAAQGLLQMVEPFAHLTIEQHRAAGRKVVLATTTPRHLIQPLVDLLGLDDVIATEYSVDAGTGRYDGGIDGPFVWSTGKLAAVRGWARAHDIDLGESFAYSDSIYDLPLLSATGHPHAVNPDPRLLAVATLRRWPVLHFDTSPGVAKVPVIGMEWQRLGQLMARPEAFPYARFEILGAENVPAHGAALLAANHRSYFDLPTMLMAMGRTGRTARFMAKQEIFDVPVVGQLISGAGGIPVDRDSREPGAPDPMTSAELALSGGEIVGVMPQGTIPRGPDFFSTNLVGYPGIGRLAIATRVPVIPCAIWGTEQVWPRASKVPQILNYRHPPQITVRFGEPVQLKYRSAAADTDRVMKAIAALLPSEARSKRRPTMEQLASTYPDGKVPGYDRWFARDGHSQD; this is translated from the coding sequence ATGACCGGTGCAGCGTTCTTCGATCTCGACCGCACCTTGCTGCACGGTGCCTCCGGGCCGATCATCACCGACGCGCTACGGGCGGCCGGGCTGGTGAGCGGTTCCAAACTGCCCGGCGAGGGCCTGTTGTACGGGGTGTTCAACCGGTTCGGCGAGACACTTCCGTCGATGTTCCTGGCGCGCAACGCCACCCTGGTGGCTCGAGGCAAACGCGAGGGGGCCTTCGACGAAGCGGCCGAGCTCGCCGCGCAGGGCCTACTGCAGATGGTCGAGCCCTTCGCGCACCTGACCATCGAGCAGCATCGTGCCGCAGGCCGAAAAGTGGTCCTGGCGACCACCACCCCCCGGCATCTGATCCAACCGCTGGTCGACCTGCTCGGGCTGGACGACGTGATCGCCACCGAATACTCCGTGGACGCGGGCACGGGTCGGTACGACGGCGGCATCGACGGGCCGTTCGTCTGGTCCACGGGCAAATTGGCCGCCGTACGCGGCTGGGCGCGGGCCCATGACATCGATCTGGGTGAATCGTTCGCCTACTCCGATTCGATCTACGACCTACCGCTGCTCTCCGCTACCGGTCACCCGCACGCGGTCAACCCCGACCCGCGCCTGCTGGCGGTCGCGACGCTGCGGCGCTGGCCGGTGCTGCACTTCGACACCTCGCCCGGTGTCGCGAAGGTGCCGGTGATCGGGATGGAGTGGCAGCGCCTGGGTCAGTTGATGGCCCGGCCCGAGGCCTTCCCCTACGCCCGGTTCGAGATCCTCGGAGCCGAGAACGTCCCCGCACATGGCGCCGCGCTGCTGGCGGCCAACCATCGCAGTTACTTCGATCTACCAACCATGCTGATGGCAATGGGGCGCACCGGGCGCACCGCGCGGTTCATGGCCAAGCAGGAGATCTTCGACGTGCCGGTGGTCGGTCAGCTGATCTCCGGAGCGGGCGGCATCCCGGTGGATCGCGACAGCCGCGAGCCCGGAGCGCCGGACCCCATGACATCTGCGGAGTTGGCGCTGAGCGGCGGTGAGATCGTCGGGGTGATGCCGCAGGGCACCATCCCGCGCGGACCGGACTTCTTCTCCACCAACCTGGTGGGCTACCCCGGTATCGGCCGGCTCGCGATCGCTACGCGGGTACCGGTCATTCCGTGTGCGATCTGGGGGACCGAGCAGGTCTGGCCGCGCGCGTCCAAGGTCCCGCAGATCCTGAACTACCGGCATCCGCCGCAGATCACTGTCAGGTTCGGCGAGCCGGTGCAGCTGAAGTACCGGTCCGCCGCCGCCGACACCGATCGGGTGATGAAGGCGATCGCGGCGTTGTTGCCGTCCGAGGCCCGTAGTAAGCGTCGCCCCACCATGGAGCAGCTCGCCTCGACCTACCCCGACGGCAAGGTTCCGGGGTACGACCGCTGGTTCGCACGCGACGGTCACAGCCAGGATTGA
- a CDS encoding inorganic phosphate transporter has protein sequence MSPHAQELVILVLVVVTALGFDFTNGFHDTGNAMATSIATGALRPKTAVALSASLNLVGAFLSVQVATTVTTSVLKIQQSSSGALVSGIDKEGALMIIFAGLVGGILWNLFTWLLGLPSSSSHALFGGLIGAGIASGGLGRVNWDGLFAKVLLPALASPFVAGLVAVLGTFLIYTITRPADHRGKNKSFKWGQIATASLVSLAHGTGDAQKTMGVIALALIAHGSLTTDSIVANGLPPWIILSCGVAIALGTYLGGWRVIRTLGKGLIEIDAPQGMAAQASSAAIILTSSHFGMALSTTHVASGSIMGAGVGRPGAKVRWAVAGRMASGWVMTLPCAGAIGAICYAVAHLAGGLLGAGLIFVALVAISAVIFARSRRDAVHAHNVNDHWDTKPAKATPKTKGKSKATATSKTTATVTPAAKANTRSLSKDSR, from the coding sequence ATGAGCCCACACGCCCAAGAGCTCGTGATCCTGGTGCTGGTCGTCGTGACGGCTCTGGGTTTCGATTTCACCAACGGTTTTCACGACACGGGCAACGCGATGGCGACCTCGATCGCGACCGGTGCGTTGCGGCCGAAGACAGCGGTTGCGTTGTCGGCGAGCCTGAACCTGGTCGGAGCGTTCTTGTCCGTGCAGGTCGCCACGACGGTGACCACCAGCGTGCTGAAGATCCAGCAGTCCAGCTCCGGGGCGTTGGTCAGCGGCATCGACAAGGAGGGCGCGCTGATGATCATCTTCGCGGGCCTGGTCGGCGGCATCCTGTGGAACCTGTTCACCTGGCTGCTCGGGCTTCCCTCCAGTTCCTCCCACGCCTTGTTCGGCGGCCTGATCGGCGCCGGAATCGCCTCGGGCGGCCTGGGCAGGGTCAACTGGGACGGGTTGTTCGCCAAGGTGCTGCTGCCCGCGCTCGCCTCGCCGTTCGTTGCCGGACTGGTCGCAGTGCTGGGCACTTTCCTCATTTATACGATCACCCGCCCCGCCGATCACCGCGGTAAGAACAAGTCGTTCAAGTGGGGGCAGATCGCGACGGCCTCGCTGGTGTCGTTGGCGCATGGCACCGGCGACGCGCAGAAGACGATGGGTGTCATCGCGCTCGCGTTGATCGCGCACGGCAGCCTCACCACCGACAGCATCGTGGCCAACGGGCTGCCACCGTGGATCATCCTCAGTTGCGGCGTCGCGATCGCGCTGGGTACCTACCTGGGCGGTTGGCGGGTCATCCGCACGCTTGGTAAGGGTCTGATCGAGATCGACGCGCCGCAGGGGATGGCGGCCCAGGCCTCATCGGCCGCGATCATCCTGACGTCCAGCCACTTCGGGATGGCGTTGTCCACCACCCACGTCGCCTCCGGTTCGATCATGGGTGCGGGAGTGGGCCGCCCGGGCGCGAAGGTGCGCTGGGCAGTGGCCGGCCGGATGGCGTCGGGCTGGGTGATGACGCTGCCGTGCGCCGGTGCGATCGGCGCGATCTGCTACGCGGTGGCCCACCTTGCCGGTGGGTTGCTCGGCGCCGGCCTCATCTTCGTCGCGCTCGTGGCGATCTCCGCGGTGATCTTCGCCCGCAGCCGCCGCGATGCCGTACACGCGCATAACGTCAACGACCACTGGGACACCAAGCCAGCAAAGGCGACGCCGAAGACAAAGGGCAAGTCAAAGGCGACAGCGACGTCGAAGACCACAGCGACAGTGACACCTGCAGCGAAGGCGAACACCAGGTCGTTGTCCAAGGATTCGCGATGA
- a CDS encoding DUF3349 domain-containing protein, with amino-acid sequence MERPIFLAGLVAWLRAGYPDGVPENDYLPLFALLRRQLSDDEVKQVARQLISGARKAGDDPAISRVDVGVLISRYTNGMPALGDLERVQRRLKKKGWPLQDAG; translated from the coding sequence ATGGAGCGGCCGATATTTCTGGCCGGGCTCGTGGCGTGGTTGCGGGCCGGATACCCCGACGGTGTGCCCGAGAACGACTATCTCCCGCTCTTTGCGCTGCTGCGTCGCCAGTTGTCCGACGACGAAGTGAAACAGGTCGCTCGCCAACTCATCTCCGGTGCCCGTAAAGCTGGCGACGATCCGGCGATCTCGCGGGTCGACGTCGGAGTGCTCATCAGCCGGTACACCAACGGGATGCCCGCCCTGGGGGATCTGGAACGGGTACAGCGACGTCTGAAGAAAAAGGGCTGGCCGCTGCAGGACGCCGGCTGA
- a CDS encoding nucleotidyltransferase family protein, whose product MPTPLSEVDIPMPIRLSLAHAVVDHLARQAKVDLLHIKGQALDPVLRYEDRRSSDVDILVHPTQVDALVAVLITAGFEVRTHFETGSIFRHAANLHHPHWGWVDVHRSFPGIGIPPASAFQQLWEHRCASTIAAQELAVPALLDQALILVLHAARDSGAGKPDVDHLRQTLSEQQWATVVRRSQELHAEVAFAAATGDLDDFRDRPEHDLWEVASQGGTRSQEWRARVRAAPSVREKARIVAEAFSPNDDHLRMRLGHEPSASERRRAYLSRPLVALGELKSLVASRRDRRAARR is encoded by the coding sequence ATGCCCACGCCGCTGTCCGAGGTCGACATTCCGATGCCGATCAGGTTGTCGTTGGCGCATGCAGTGGTGGACCACCTCGCGCGGCAGGCCAAAGTCGATCTGCTGCATATCAAGGGCCAGGCGCTCGACCCCGTGCTTCGCTACGAAGACCGCAGGAGCTCAGACGTCGACATCCTGGTTCATCCGACCCAGGTCGATGCGCTGGTGGCGGTATTGATCACCGCAGGGTTTGAGGTCCGCACCCATTTTGAAACCGGCTCGATCTTCCGTCATGCCGCCAATCTGCATCACCCGCACTGGGGGTGGGTCGATGTGCATCGCTCGTTTCCGGGGATCGGCATCCCGCCCGCGTCGGCGTTCCAGCAACTGTGGGAGCACCGGTGCGCCAGCACGATCGCTGCCCAGGAGTTGGCTGTGCCGGCGTTGCTGGATCAGGCGTTGATCCTGGTCCTGCATGCTGCGCGCGACAGTGGCGCTGGAAAGCCAGATGTCGATCATCTGCGCCAGACGTTGTCCGAGCAGCAGTGGGCAACGGTGGTGCGCAGGTCGCAAGAGCTACATGCCGAGGTGGCCTTTGCGGCCGCCACGGGCGACTTGGACGATTTCCGCGATCGGCCCGAGCACGATCTGTGGGAGGTGGCCTCGCAAGGGGGCACCCGGTCTCAGGAGTGGCGAGCGCGGGTGCGCGCGGCCCCGAGTGTGCGGGAGAAGGCGCGGATCGTCGCCGAGGCGTTCTCGCCCAACGACGACCACCTGCGGATGCGGCTGGGTCATGAGCCGTCGGCGAGCGAGCGGCGTCGGGCCTACCTGAGCCGGCCGCTGGTGGCATTGGGTGAGTTGAAATCGCTCGTTGCGAGTCGGCGTGACCGGCGGGCAGCCCGGAGATGA
- a CDS encoding polysaccharide biosynthesis tyrosine autokinase, with protein sequence MTVVDFIRIVRANWQILIAAVVVCIVAAFAYESTLPVTYASTASGFVQVGGSSNLADSINGTQVAQQKAQAYSELVNSYPVAQEVATTTGIPVGRVAGNITATASTVGALITVTATCSTASDCPKIANAALAATAATVKKVENAGGGAPSIIRVVPLQVAGGQGARVSPSVKKYLAGGLVVGLVLGGLLAALRVMLDQKLRTVKDVEDITGAGTLGILPKTPALKGDSRRDADPHSHAGEALRQLRTNLRFVNVDNPPRAIVVTSPNPGEGKSTVAAMLARVLADAGTDTVLIDADLRRPTVSDVYDIDGSVGLSQVLAGDVELKDALQKVTTERLLVLPAGRVPPNPSELVGSERMRALIETLRETHIVIIDAPPILPVTDAGLLAHAADGVLLVTVQGKTTKDHLQVSVGALERINARLLGSVINRASAKGLGSAYYGYGYGGYSSESGDADQSRRAKQKGKGRAKV encoded by the coding sequence GTGACCGTCGTCGATTTCATCCGGATTGTTCGCGCCAACTGGCAGATTCTTATTGCGGCCGTGGTGGTGTGCATCGTGGCGGCGTTCGCGTATGAGTCCACACTCCCCGTGACGTATGCATCGACGGCGTCCGGTTTCGTGCAGGTAGGTGGCTCCTCCAACCTGGCCGACTCGATCAACGGCACGCAGGTCGCGCAGCAGAAGGCGCAGGCCTACAGCGAACTGGTGAACTCCTATCCAGTGGCGCAGGAAGTAGCTACAACGACCGGTATTCCAGTGGGTCGTGTTGCGGGCAACATCACCGCCACTGCCTCAACCGTTGGTGCATTGATCACGGTGACCGCGACCTGCAGTACGGCCTCGGACTGCCCCAAGATCGCCAACGCCGCGTTGGCCGCGACCGCAGCCACCGTCAAGAAAGTCGAGAATGCCGGTGGTGGGGCACCCTCCATTATCCGCGTGGTGCCACTTCAGGTAGCCGGCGGACAGGGCGCTCGCGTCAGCCCTAGTGTCAAGAAATATCTGGCGGGCGGACTCGTCGTGGGCCTAGTCCTGGGCGGACTGCTTGCTGCGCTGCGCGTGATGCTCGACCAGAAGCTACGCACCGTCAAAGATGTCGAAGACATCACCGGGGCGGGGACCCTCGGCATCCTGCCGAAGACCCCGGCGTTGAAGGGTGACTCCCGCCGCGACGCCGACCCGCACTCGCACGCCGGCGAGGCGTTGCGCCAGCTGCGTACCAACCTGCGGTTCGTCAACGTCGACAACCCGCCCCGGGCGATCGTCGTGACCAGCCCGAACCCGGGTGAGGGCAAGTCGACTGTCGCGGCGATGCTGGCGCGGGTGCTGGCCGATGCCGGCACCGACACCGTGTTGATCGATGCCGACCTGCGGCGTCCGACCGTCTCGGATGTCTACGACATCGACGGGTCGGTAGGTCTTTCGCAAGTCCTGGCCGGTGATGTGGAGCTGAAGGACGCGTTACAGAAGGTCACCACCGAGCGCTTGCTCGTGCTGCCCGCAGGGCGGGTACCCCCGAACCCTTCAGAGTTGGTCGGGTCGGAGCGGATGCGCGCGTTGATAGAGACCCTGCGCGAAACGCACATAGTCATCATTGACGCGCCACCGATCCTGCCGGTGACTGACGCAGGTCTGCTCGCCCACGCGGCCGACGGAGTGCTGCTGGTGACGGTGCAGGGCAAGACGACCAAAGACCACCTGCAGGTCTCAGTGGGTGCGCTGGAGCGCATCAACGCGCGTCTGCTGGGCTCGGTCATCAACCGAGCTTCCGCTAAGGGCCTCGGGTCGGCCTACTACGGGTACGGCTACGGCGGCTACTCCAGCGAAAGCGGGGACGCAGACCAGTCGCGTCGTGCGAAGCAGAAGGGCAAGGGTCGCGCGAAGGTATGA
- a CDS encoding glycosyltransferase produces MSAQQPIVAIAHDYLTQRGGAERVVLAMHRTFPDAKIYTTLYSPETTFPEFKDAQVITSLLNKVAPLRRGHRAALPLLASAANRIRIPADVVIASSSGWAHGFRTEGKMLVYCHSPARWLYLTDQYVGRSARRSPRGIAALALKAPLIRWDRRAAGRADHYWANSTVVQTRINDVYGLASELLHPPSGIDATAPLERPQDAPDGPFHLLVARLLPYKNVDRVLAAYTGRAEQLLIVGDGPMREQLIRQAPPNVRFAHHLPDAQLRWCYAHAQVLMAASHEDFGLTILEAASYGTPAIALRAGGFLDTVREGETGVFFDEPTAALISQAIDHFIGSTLTKETVIEHAATFAEERFAARLREKVTEITSR; encoded by the coding sequence ATGAGTGCTCAGCAGCCGATCGTAGCGATTGCTCACGATTACCTCACGCAACGAGGTGGAGCCGAGAGGGTCGTGCTGGCCATGCACCGGACCTTCCCTGACGCAAAGATCTATACGACGCTCTACTCCCCCGAGACGACCTTTCCGGAGTTCAAGGATGCGCAGGTCATCACCTCCCTTCTCAACAAGGTCGCGCCACTGCGACGAGGGCACCGAGCTGCGCTTCCGTTGCTGGCAAGTGCCGCTAATCGGATCCGCATACCCGCTGATGTGGTGATCGCCTCCTCCAGCGGTTGGGCGCACGGCTTTCGCACGGAGGGGAAGATGCTCGTCTACTGCCACTCCCCCGCGCGGTGGCTCTACCTCACCGACCAGTACGTCGGCAGATCAGCCAGGCGCAGTCCCCGCGGCATCGCTGCGCTCGCGTTGAAAGCACCACTGATTCGCTGGGATCGCCGCGCCGCAGGACGTGCAGACCATTACTGGGCTAATTCCACCGTGGTGCAGACGCGGATTAACGACGTCTACGGCCTCGCGTCCGAGCTGCTGCACCCGCCGTCAGGTATCGATGCCACCGCACCTTTGGAGCGCCCGCAGGACGCCCCGGACGGGCCGTTCCACCTGCTGGTGGCCCGGCTGCTGCCCTACAAGAACGTCGACCGTGTGCTGGCGGCTTACACCGGCCGCGCGGAGCAGCTGCTGATCGTCGGCGACGGGCCGATGCGCGAGCAACTCATCCGCCAGGCCCCGCCCAACGTTCGCTTCGCGCACCACCTGCCGGATGCACAGCTGCGGTGGTGTTACGCCCACGCGCAAGTGCTGATGGCGGCCAGCCACGAAGATTTCGGGCTGACGATCCTGGAAGCGGCCTCCTACGGCACGCCCGCTATTGCGTTACGTGCCGGCGGGTTCCTCGACACGGTGCGGGAGGGCGAAACGGGGGTGTTCTTCGATGAGCCCACGGCCGCGTTGATCTCACAGGCAATCGACCACTTCATCGGGTCGACGCTCACCAAGGAAACCGTCATCGAGCATGCCGCGACCTTCGCTGAGGAGCGCTTCGCCGCTCGCCTGCGCGAGAAAGTCACCGAGATCACCTCACGGTGA
- a CDS encoding glycosyltransferase family 4 protein: MNRYSNPFPAGLALIANNGDIGGGEVMLLEMARLARGADVDVRVIAPKYPPEIVDAARAEGFIVLQFEGITRLQQARSLRRLLRGSSDVLWCNGLAPALATTGRRRRVAHIHQLPTWKHVATARVAAIRARCTLVPSQAMADLLPTSRVMLNWTSPLEVTARPDSQGSPMILGYLGRITCAKGVDVLLQALKILEDRKAGRFILRMAGDARFAPSADSVAIDAALLPVVHLVEQLGWVDRADFFCSIDLAVFPSTVREPFGLVAAEAMSARVAFVVSDSGGLPEVAGPDHPFVARAGDPESLADAIEAASSFREADPDGFVGMLDNAAHRWADEFSPAAGRTRFLQILQEFGLVSITANERPTV, encoded by the coding sequence ATGAACCGGTATAGTAACCCGTTCCCGGCAGGCTTGGCCCTGATTGCGAACAACGGCGATATCGGGGGTGGTGAAGTCATGTTGTTGGAGATGGCCCGACTGGCTCGCGGAGCGGACGTCGATGTCCGGGTGATTGCACCGAAGTACCCTCCAGAAATTGTCGACGCAGCACGCGCGGAAGGATTTATCGTCCTGCAGTTCGAGGGCATTACTCGGCTCCAACAAGCCCGATCACTGAGGAGGCTGCTGCGAGGGAGCTCGGACGTCCTGTGGTGCAACGGTCTGGCGCCGGCGCTGGCGACCACCGGCCGCCGCAGACGAGTAGCTCATATCCATCAGTTGCCCACCTGGAAGCACGTCGCTACCGCTCGGGTAGCCGCCATCCGGGCCCGATGCACTCTCGTGCCCTCCCAGGCCATGGCCGACCTATTGCCGACGTCGCGCGTCATGTTGAACTGGACCTCACCCCTGGAGGTGACGGCACGCCCCGACTCTCAGGGTTCACCGATGATCCTCGGTTACCTGGGCCGGATCACCTGCGCAAAGGGGGTCGACGTGCTGCTGCAGGCTCTGAAAATCCTCGAAGACCGTAAAGCGGGGCGATTCATCTTGCGGATGGCTGGTGATGCGCGATTCGCCCCTTCCGCAGACTCCGTGGCCATTGACGCTGCCCTGCTCCCAGTGGTCCACCTTGTCGAGCAGCTCGGCTGGGTGGACCGTGCCGACTTCTTCTGCAGTATCGACCTGGCTGTGTTCCCCAGCACTGTCCGCGAGCCCTTCGGATTGGTCGCCGCAGAAGCTATGTCGGCTCGGGTCGCGTTTGTCGTAAGCGATTCGGGAGGACTTCCCGAGGTCGCCGGGCCAGACCATCCGTTTGTAGCACGCGCCGGTGACCCCGAGTCGCTCGCTGATGCCATCGAGGCGGCCTCGAGCTTTCGGGAGGCGGACCCGGATGGATTTGTAGGCATGCTCGACAATGCTGCACATCGATGGGCCGATGAATTCTCCCCCGCGGCTGGACGGACTCGTTTTTTGCAGATCCTGCAGGAATTTGGCCTCGTATCCATTACAGCGAACGAGAGACCAACGGTATGA